The Lycium barbarum isolate Lr01 chromosome 10, ASM1917538v2, whole genome shotgun sequence genome includes a region encoding these proteins:
- the LOC132615222 gene encoding uncharacterized protein LOC132615222 has product MLEIIQKILQKKAKELWKQCISNVASSLQTFYGREQVIDFFNSIIKILKNNNFEFVIEPTIHDGTNVGVAWELACSDTHIPVGKGFSFYTCHYYQGKMLIRNVEIFMEPLLHIEPVRLVSNSVLKGSFGTHIVAGPGAGHSQNASGFTCEA; this is encoded by the exons ATGCTAGAGATAATTCAGAAAATACTCCAGAAGAAGGCGAAAGAGCTATGGAAACA ATGCATTAGCAATGTTGCCTCCTCCTTACAAACTTTCTATGGCAGGGAG CAAGTAATAGATTTCTTCAATTCAATCATAAAGATCCTAAAGAATAATAACTTTGAGTTTGTCATTGAACCCACTATACATGATGGAACAAACGTTGGGGTTGCTTGGGAACTAG CATGCAGTGACACTCACATTCCAGTTGGAAAAGGTTTTAGCTTCTATACCTGCCATTATTACCAGGGCAAGATGCTGATAAG GAATGTAGAGATATTCATGGAGCCACTCCTTCATATTGAGCCAGTTAGATTGGTGAgtaacagtgttttaaaaggcagttttgGGACTCACATCGTGGCTGGCCCCGGGGCAGGGCATTCGCAAAACGCCTCGGGGTTTACGTGTGAGGCTTAG